Proteins encoded by one window of Danaus plexippus chromosome Z, MEX_DaPlex, whole genome shotgun sequence:
- the LOC116777768 gene encoding potassium channel subfamily K member 18-like, whose translation MDKNKKKISLNGKYKKNGKADNYDDVNTTCCFCIKTKKSKKKSLIAGCITNLGIFVILLIYTLVGAFIFLAIEGSAAKVHQKTLATTSYHVNENRKSTLPKVNGTITQVSAELRSQTVESIWEITVSLNILYKENWTRLAAQEIARFQEKLVARVAADVSEQYGVRALESAPAYISDDYEWNFAKAFLYSLTVLTTIGYGSVAPKTALGKAVTIGYAVIGIPLTLLYLSVVGALLSRLARSVFSRALCCCCLKCGYCCLDEQTMAVKERKEKVRRQDDYRAQTLHLQEPYYVRSPSGTIISASQANSLSTNSIKDKPNLHFLRDCDSMSCADTDSKVSIRGLSIFAPISLCLAAIFTYIFFGALILYQIEGWSPIDGIYFCFMSLSTIGFGHLAPGLTQKNAASTGTVWFCSLYIITGLALTAMCFNVLHDEIVHRLRHHDKILKGNAQKILTPEFLQRS comes from the exons ATGgataaaaataagaagaagATCAGTCttaatggaaaatataaaaagaacgGCAAAGCAGACAACTACGATGACGTCAACACAACTTGTTGCTTTtgcattaaaactaaaaagagcAAGAAGAAAAGTTTGATAGCTGGATGCATAACTAATCTAggaatatttgtaatactgCTAATATACACATTAGTGGGGGCTTTTATTTTCCTAGCCATTGAGGGAAGTGCCGCAAAAGTTCACCAAAAGACTTTAGCAACCACTTCATACCACGTCAATGAAAATAGGAAATCAACACTGCCCAAAGTAAACGGTACTATTACGCAAGTCAGTGCAGAATTGAGATCACAGACAGTGGAAAGCATCTGGGAAATTACAGTTTCCTTGAATATTCTCTATAAAGAAAATTGGACGAGACTTGCCGCTCAGGAAATTGCGAGGTTCCAAGAAAAATTAGTAGCTAGGGTTGCTGCCGACGTTTCTGAACAGTATGGAGTTAGAGCTCTAGAATCAGCACCGGCTTATATTTCAGATGATTATGAATGGAACTTTGCTAAAGCGTTTCTATATTCTTTGACAGTTCTGACGACTATTG GTTATGGAAGCGTGGCTCCAAAAACAGCTCTTGGAAAAGCAGTCACCATCGGATATGCCGTTATAGGAATACCATTGACACTTCTATATTTATCTGTAGTAGGTGCACTTCTCTCAAGACTAGCTAGAAGCGTCTTCAGTCGAGCTTTATGTTGTTGTTGCCTAAAATGCGGTTACTGTTGCTTGGATGAACAAACGATGGCagttaaagaaagaaaagaaaaagttagGCGTCAAGACGATTACAGAGCTCAAACTCTACACCTTCAAGAACCATATTACGTACGATCACCATCAGGGACAATTATTTCGGCATCCCAAGCGAATAGTCTCAGTACAAATTCTATAAAAGATAAAccaaatttacattttttacgtGACTGTGATTCCATGAGCTGTGCCGACACAGATTCCAAGGTTTCAATTCGAGGCTTATCGATTTTTGCACCTATTTCTTTATGTCTGGCTGCTATTTTcacttacatattttttggtgCTTTAATTCTATATCAAATAGAAGGTTGGAGTCCAATTgatggaatatatttttgtttcatgagTCTTAGCACCATTGGCTTCGGACACTTAGCGCCAGGTTTAACCCAAAAGAACGCCGCTTCTACTGGTACCGTTTGGTTTTGTTCACTTTACATCATAACTGGATTGGCCTTGACTGCAATGTGCTTTAACGTACTACACGATGAGATCGTTCACCGATTACGGCACCATGATAAGATTTTGAAAGGCAACGCTCAAAAGATTCTGACACCAGAATTTCTTCAAAGGTCTTGA